Genomic DNA from Hordeum vulgare subsp. vulgare chromosome 2H, MorexV3_pseudomolecules_assembly, whole genome shotgun sequence:
aagaaaaaggagaagaaaggaagaaaaaggagaagaaaggaagaaaaagggaagaaaagaagaaaaagatttttttttgtcatttaattcctattgttattaggtttgtgctagattattagggttagtaatatttagaattagaaaaaaggaaaataagaagaggaggagaagaaaagaagaaaaaggagaataagaagaggaggagaggagaagaagaggaaaaatagaagaagaggagaagtagaagaagagaaaaaattagaagaggagaagtagaagaagagaagaggagaagtagtagaagaagaggagaagtagaagtagaagaagaagtagaagaagaggagaaatagaagaagaggaaaaattagtttagggttacaagaagaagaaatattatttttgtcatttaattttgctattgtatagtgtatatgcttaagtgttaatagtgtttcttagattattgcttaatttttctattgtatatgcttaagtgttaatagtttaattttgctattgtatatgcttaagtgttaatagtttatttttagcaaaaaaattaatagaactagtttattttttagttcattttacgatgcctatcccgcatcctggtcgtcaactcggcggaggacacctgcttgatcagaggggccctgtccgggactgggctccgcccggctggtattgggaggtgctaccttccggggggcgtaggttggtgaggagccagcccgtcgttgacccgatccttatttggtggcggtcgcgtgggccagtgagggtgccgaggcttccggacaccgcagaggtggtacgtcaccgtgtcagcgaggaggatgagcacgtccgtcgctacatggttgcgttggagggcaggtttgagcatacctggcaggttcttcggggatctcactggagctatgatcctatgatggttccttctctttgggtgtccaccgcccgcgccgatacccgtcgggcgctacggttctagatgtatcagtgatgctatatgtatgatagtattcgaggagtattattgataatattcgacgatgtacggacaaaagagatgatgtatttgcttataattgaatgcatgctaatttgaatactactttattttatgatttggttttacttattgaatgctcaaattggaaaagtactcctactttgaatactatgctcaaattgataaggaaagagttgatgccttcgacccattatcgagacccttggaacagttccaaagcctacaggacatgcttcaagggtaatttcaatcattcttgcactctatcggtctctttcggcgATTttgtgatatatcaattaatgaaaaacttagcaaatcattatccttgtcgggcagggtttggaagaggttcatgtgcgtgactcccggtattgagcctgagaagctgaccttagtagtatgatatacttctattttcaatacatttatgatgctagattattattttgattatatatattctattctcgtaaagtgcgaccagcagccacggggaacgcatctatgcggatactatgtttgcgagaccattcgcacgtttacctctgagcacaaggatcacagattcgacgtaagcaatgaacattcacacctctatttttacccgtcattctttgttatcatgattgatattcatattcatctcctcttcttatatagtacacggccatgaggacgaaggtcctaccagagcaacgcgcgattgctgttgcagaggagcttgcgacctttctgaggacggaagctatagatgacaaatgacgatttagtgtagctaggggccattactgatgttcgtccatgtaatcgaatagacgggctctagtcccgataattcagatctccatataattgtatatatatgttcGCTtgcaagataagttaatcttatatatatatgcataattctttctatttaaattatatgaaaactaattcccgaacaccaaacgaggcatcacgttaatctcccgaacaccaaaaccctaaaaccctaaaacccaaaaataatttcattcaaaaaaaatccaaaaataaacaaaatctgaaactctttagtcccggtccgtgtaacaaaTACAACCCCTAGCATAGGCATGTGCTATAGTCCCTAAATACATGTAAGTCATAAACTGGATCCGCTTTTCCAGTGTACATTCACAGGTCACGGAAGACATGCCATGAAACTAGGCCTTCCGAAAAAAGAGACTATTTCccctcaaaaacaaggaaaaagaaaaagggattaTTATTTCTGCTACACCTTTCCTTGTCCTTGGAAGGCGATCATCATATTAGCATGTAGGTCAAAATTATGAAAGGTAACAAAATAAAAAGCAAATAACACCCTTAAGTGGCGCATCCTGGATAgacaaatcttctaaaatgaaCGAATGGCGTCGTCATTCACAGTAATCGCGCCCTCCTTTGTTGTGTAACGGATGGCAAGAGGGGCCTTGAGCGGGGTAGAGGATACGGCCTTCCAGACGGAGTTCCCCTTACCGGAGCTCCCCGCATTGCTCATGTCAATCCACTTGTCCGAGCCCTGCCCCTTGACCTCCATCTTGGAGATGTCTTCGGCAGTGCCGCCAAAGCATTTGGCGGCCACCATGAGGTTGGTGGGGGTGGAGCCTTTGGCGAGTGCCAAGCCAACCTTCCCCGAGGTGGCGCACCGGGCACCGGCGATGAGCACCGCCATGATGGTTAGAGCGAGCATGGACGCCGAAGAAAAGGATGCCATCTTGGTTTCAAATTAAGCTCGCAAGTATTGTGAGCTGTTGTGTCGATGGAGTGCATGCATGTGGTGGTATTTATGCCCGTAAGCCAGTGATATCAaccatatatatgtgtgtgtggctCTCTATTATTTGCATGCATTGTCCTCGTATGTGACTGACCATACTTTCCGTGTAGCTGCCTCCCTTAATTAGATATACTAATTCTCTAAAAGATATGCGTGCACTATATGTGATTTTTCAGAATTAGTTTCGTGGACATGATTTTATTTTGCACACCTAAGAGCAACTCTAAAACACAACGAAAAGTGCATGCAAATTTTTATTTGGTAGCCAAACCCTGATTCCTATCCCAAAAATTAAATCCTATCAA
This window encodes:
- the LOC123431283 gene encoding pollen allergen Lol p 2-A-like codes for the protein MASFSSASMLALTIMAVLIAGARCATSGKVGLALAKGSTPTNLMVAAKCFGGTAEDISKMEVKGQGSDKWIDMSNAGSSGKGNSVWKAVSSTPLKAPLAIRYTTKEGAITVNDDAIRSF